Genomic window (Verrucomicrobiia bacterium):
CTTTCAAGTTTAACTTGAGGCGCCGTTGCAAGGTTTCGGCATAACGATAGGTCGCCAGCCGATTGTAACCGTGATCCGCCCAAAGCACCGGAATGTCGGGTTGAATCCGCGTAATCAGATGCAATAACACCGCTTCGTAGGGACGGAAATTCGTCGAGACAATCGCGCGACCGCCCGCCTGGCCAATGGCCCAGCGGATAATTTCAGCGGGAGATTTACCGCGTAATTCGGCGTTGGCCGTTTCAATTTGAATGGCAGTCATAATTTTAATTTGTAACGGCGGCTTCCGTCCAGAGTGCGCGATCGCACCAATCGCCAAACCGCTCGTCGGAATTTCGCTCGGTGGCAAAGCGCGCAAACAAAGGTCGCAACTCCGCTTCCAGATCCACGTCCTTGACCACGTCTTTCCAGAGACGATTCAAGCGCGTTCCAGCGGCATTACCGCCCAACCAAACCTGATATCGGCCCGGTCCTTTCCCCACAAAGGCGATCTCCGCCATGTAGGGCCGGGCGCAGCCGTTCGGGCAACCCGTGGAGCGAATGATGATTTCCTCATTGCCCAAACCGAGGTCGTCGCAAATCTTTTCGATTCGGTCAATGACGCCGGGCAACATCCGTTCGGATTCGGCCAAGGCCAATCCGCAGGTGGGCAATGCGGGGCACGCCAGCGCGGTGGAGCGCAACAATGAGGCCTGGCGCTCCGTCTTGAGTCCCGCCGCCTGAAGCAAACGGGTGATGGCGACTTTATCTTCGTCGCTGGCATTGACGAGAATCACGTTCTGATTGGGAGTGATGCGGAATTCCAGATTTGGAAATTGCTCGGCCACCTGACGTAAAGCCGTTTTTTGCGCGTCTTTAACCCGCCCCATGTCAACATAGACTCCCAAAAACCATTTCCCATCCACGGCCTGACGCCAGCCGAGCAAATCCGTGCTGCTCGTAAACTTGTAAGGCCGGGGCGGCGCCAACAAGGTATCGGCGCGCTGATTCACTTCGTTCCGCGCCCACGCCGCGCCACGCTCCGCGATGACGTATTTCAACCGGGCGTGCCGACGATCCACGCGATCACCAAAATCGCGATGAATGGTCAGCACCGCTTTGGCGACGCTCACCACTTTGTCCGGAGTGATGAAGCCGATCACATCGGCGATGCGCGGGTAAGTCGCCACGTTTCCGTGGCTCCGCCCCATGCTGCCGCCCACACAGACGTTGTAACCGACGAGGCGATCGTTCTCGACAATGGCGATAAAGCCCAGGCAGTTGGTGAGAATGTCCACATCGTTCACGGGCGGCACCACGAAAGCCACTTTGAACTTCCGCGGCAAATAGGCCTTGCCGTAGAGCGGGTCCTCGAAGTCCTTGTTCTCCGGCGCTTCGTTGTCCAACTGCACGCCATCAATCCAGATCGAGTGATACGCCTTGGTGCGTGGCGCGAGCGCGCGGACGACCTCATGCGCATCAGCATAAACTTGATCGCGCGCCTGGGTGTAGGCTGGCGTAGGCGGCGCCATCACGTTGCGCGTGATGTCACCGCAAGCCGACAACGTGGAGAGCAGTGATTCGTTGATCCGCTTGATCAACGGACGCAAATTGGATTTCACCACACCATGAAACTGGATGCTTTGGCGCGTGGTCAGCCGCAAGGTGTTGTTGCCGTACTGGGTGGCCAACTCATCGAATACCGTCCACTGTTTCGCCGTCAGGACGCCACCCGGAATCCGTCCCCGCACCATCATGATGTATTTCTTTCCGGTTTTGCGCAGATCGCGATCATCCTGCTGATAGGACCCGTGAAATTTTAGATACTGGATATCCTCGGCTGAAAAATGATCCACCGAATCATCAGCGATGGTTGCGTAAATGTTACCCGATAAAGTAGGGATTGAAGATTTAAGCTCTTCATTGTGGCTCACTTTTTTCTCAGTCGCTATCGTCGTCATATCGTTATGTGTGGATATTATGGTAAAATAATAACTTGTCCACAAAAAAGTTATCTATCTTGATGAATTTACTAGGGATTCAGTTTTAAACAATATCATTTTGAAGCAAATGAATTCGACTGTATCGCGGTTCTATGCCCTTTTTTAAGTCATCGTTCGAAAGGTTTTCAGAACAGATCTGAGGTGGTTAAGCGAATGATAATGTTTTGGTTAAACTCCAACGCGCAGTAAGCATGCGCCTCGAACACGACTGAAATTGAACACCATACCCGACCGCGTGCGACCCCATTCCCATCTGACTGTTGAGTTCACCGGATTCCGTTTGCTCTCACGCCAAGCGTAAGGCTTCGGTTGTGGAGTGAACCGTTTCGGCTCTCTGCGAACGGCTTGCCTGTCTGTCGTCCCTGCCGTAAAACATTCCCGTTGCGCGCGGCCTTCACTGAACTTCTGATCATGCTCGCCACTGTGTTGCAGTGGCTTCTGCTGGCCACGCTCACGGGCGTGATGGTCGGAAGCGGCGTCAGCCTGTTTCTCATCGCGCTGTTCGCGTTCACGGATGCGACTGCCGGGGTGCCGTTGTGGTGGCAAATGGTGCTGTTACCCGCCGCCGGTTTGGCCAATGGACTTTTGCTGTATTACG
Coding sequences:
- a CDS encoding NADPH-dependent assimilatory sulfite reductase hemoprotein subunit — its product is MTTIATEKKVSHNEELKSSIPTLSGNIYATIADDSVDHFSAEDIQYLKFHGSYQQDDRDLRKTGKKYIMMVRGRIPGGVLTAKQWTVFDELATQYGNNTLRLTTRQSIQFHGVVKSNLRPLIKRINESLLSTLSACGDITRNVMAPPTPAYTQARDQVYADAHEVVRALAPRTKAYHSIWIDGVQLDNEAPENKDFEDPLYGKAYLPRKFKVAFVVPPVNDVDILTNCLGFIAIVENDRLVGYNVCVGGSMGRSHGNVATYPRIADVIGFITPDKVVSVAKAVLTIHRDFGDRVDRRHARLKYVIAERGAAWARNEVNQRADTLLAPPRPYKFTSSTDLLGWRQAVDGKWFLGVYVDMGRVKDAQKTALRQVAEQFPNLEFRITPNQNVILVNASDEDKVAITRLLQAAGLKTERQASLLRSTALACPALPTCGLALAESERMLPGVIDRIEKICDDLGLGNEEIIIRSTGCPNGCARPYMAEIAFVGKGPGRYQVWLGGNAAGTRLNRLWKDVVKDVDLEAELRPLFARFATERNSDERFGDWCDRALWTEAAVTN